The genomic segment GCATGCTCCGCCCAGGCCTTGGCCCGATAGTCGAGCTCGGAGAGCACCGTCGCCATCGAGCGCCGCATGTGCGGCCATTGCGGCGCCATGGTCTCCTCGATCACGGGATTGCCGGCGAGCTGATAGATCGCGCGGTGAAAATCGACATCGAGGGTGATGAGCTCGGATAGCATCGTGTTGTGGTCGCTGCGGCGCCCGGCGGCGAGCGCTGTCTCCAGTCGCGCGCGTCCCGCCGCGTCGCGGGCCGCGCGTGTCGCCGCAAGGCGGGCCGCCAGCGCGTCGATGGTGCCGCGCACCTCGTAGAGCTGGCGGATGCGCGCAGGATCGAGCTGGGTCACTTCAAAGCCGCGACGGCCACTCTCGGCGACCAGGCCCTGCCGGTGCAACAGATGCAGCGCATGCGATACCGGCTGGCGCGACACGCCGAGCCTGTCGGCGAGCTCGTTCTGCCGGATGCGCTGGCCGGGCTGGAGCGTGCGGTCGGAGATCGCCTCCAGGATCCGCGAATAGACCTGGTCGATCAGGTTCGGGAGCGGGTCGAGAGGAATCACGCCGTCAGCTCCAAAATGGAATACGGAATTCCGTGTTCGAAGCTACGCCCGGGACGGGCGGGGGTCAAGCACGGCTGACCGCGTCACACGCCCAATGTTAGGCCCTGCTTAAGCTATTGATATTGCTTGGGCCGTCTACTGCGCATGGGGTTGTTTCGTCGAAACGGGAGGAGCTACTTCGCCAGGAACCCGTTCACCACCTCGCCGAACTCCAGCGGTGCTTGCTCGAACATCCAATGGCCGGCGTTCGCGATCACCGCCGTCTCGGCGCCCGCGATGTGCGCGGCCAGCACGCGCCACATCACCGACAGGCTGCCGGTGGTGGCGCCGCCGCCGATCAGCAGCGTCGGCGTCCTGATGGCCTGCGCATCGCTCAGCGTGTAGGGCCGGCGCTGCTCGTTGATCTGGCCGAGGAAGGTGAGCGCGTTGTCGCGAAGTTGCTGCTTGGCCGCAGCCGGCACGCGCCGCCAGGAGCCGTCGCCTTCGATGCCTTCGTAGAAGTTCTGCAGCGCGCCCTCGAGGTCGCCGGCGCGGATCATCTCGACCGATCGCGCGGTGCGGGCCGCCAGCGGCGGATGCGCGGGCGTGCCTTCGGGCACTGGCAGGGATGCGTCGAGATCGCCGCCGGGCTCGGCCAGCACCAGCTTGCGCAGCAGATCAGGCCGCGCCTGCGCCACGCGGAAGGCGATGTGGCCGCCGCGCGAATGGCCCATCAGGTCGACGGGGCCAGGCTTGACCTGCTCGATGAAGGCGATCGTGTCCGCGACATGCTGCGCCATCTTGTAGTCGTCGCCGATCGCGTCCCAATGCTCGGGAAAGAAATGCCGCAGGCTGACCGAGATCACACGATGGGATTTCGACAACGGGCCGAGCACCGAATACCAGGTGCGAAAATCACCCAGCGTACCGTGCACGCAGACCAGCGGCGGGCCCTCACCGACTTCGAGATAGGCCATGTCGTAACCATTGACGCGAAAGCTCTGCATGGATCAGCTCGCCAGAAAATCGAGAACCACTTCGGAGAATTTCTGCGGCGCCTGCTCGAACATCGGATGTGTCGCGTTCGGGATGATCGCCGTCTTGGAATAGGGCACATGCGCCGCGAGCGCATGCAGCACTTTTGGCAACAGGCCCTTGGTCCGCGCGCCCAGGATGAACAGCGTCGGCATCTTGATCGCCTCCGCGTCCACCTTGGAGAACGGCGGGCGATTGTCGCGGACCTGGCCGATCAGCGTGTAGGCGTTGTCGCGCAAATTCTGCTTCACCATCGCCGGCAGCCGCGGCCAGGTGCCGGGGCCTTCCAGCGTGTCGACGAAGACGGCGAGCCCGCCGTCGACATCGCCGGCAGCGATCTTCTCGGCCGAGGCCGTGAAGCGCGCCAGCAGCGGCGAGGGGCCGCCGACGTAATCCGGATCAAGGCTCGCATCGAGCTCGCCCCCGGGCTCGGCCAGGATCAGCCGGCGCAAGAGATCGGGCCGCTGCTGCGCCACGCGGAAGCAGATATGCCCGCCGCGGGAATGGCCCATCAAATCGACCGGCCCGAGATCGAGCTTGTCGACGAAGGCGATGACGTCGCTGGCGTGCTGGGCGATCGAATAGGTGTCGCCGACCCCATCCCATTTTTCCGGGAAGAAGTGGCGCAGGCTGACGGCGATCACCCGATGCCGCTGCGTCAACGGGCCCAGCACGCAGCCCCAGACCCGGAAATCATTCAGCGATCCATGCACGCAGACCAGCGGCGGTCGGCCCCTGTCTTCGCCCACGTCGAGATAGGGCATGTCGTATCCGTTGACGTGAAGGCTCTGCATTATGGACTCGCGAGAGAGGATCGGAACTTCTGTGCAAGATTCCCGGAAACCGGGTGGATCGCAACTATTTCCAAGCCTAGATTTGGCGTGAGTTGAAAGTGGGGCCTGCAACGAAAGCAAGCCAGGAACCAAGCCATGAGCGACCAGCATTTTGCCCTGTTCGACACACGGATCGGCCTGTGTGCCATCGCCTGGGGTCC from the Bradyrhizobium sp. WBAH42 genome contains:
- a CDS encoding GntR family transcriptional regulator, with translation MIPLDPLPNLIDQVYSRILEAISDRTLQPGQRIRQNELADRLGVSRQPVSHALHLLHRQGLVAESGRRGFEVTQLDPARIRQLYEVRGTIDALAARLAATRAARDAAGRARLETALAAGRRSDHNTMLSELITLDVDFHRAIYQLAGNPVIEETMAPQWPHMRRSMATVLSELDYRAKAWAEHADIAGNILSGNAKAAERAALAHAQTAGRMTEERLRATDEAAA
- a CDS encoding alpha/beta fold hydrolase; amino-acid sequence: MQSFRVNGYDMAYLEVGEGPPLVCVHGTLGDFRTWYSVLGPLSKSHRVISVSLRHFFPEHWDAIGDDYKMAQHVADTIAFIEQVKPGPVDLMGHSRGGHIAFRVAQARPDLLRKLVLAEPGGDLDASLPVPEGTPAHPPLAARTARSVEMIRAGDLEGALQNFYEGIEGDGSWRRVPAAAKQQLRDNALTFLGQINEQRRPYTLSDAQAIRTPTLLIGGGATTGSLSVMWRVLAAHIAGAETAVIANAGHWMFEQAPLEFGEVVNGFLAK
- a CDS encoding alpha/beta fold hydrolase; its protein translation is MQSLHVNGYDMPYLDVGEDRGRPPLVCVHGSLNDFRVWGCVLGPLTQRHRVIAVSLRHFFPEKWDGVGDTYSIAQHASDVIAFVDKLDLGPVDLMGHSRGGHICFRVAQQRPDLLRRLILAEPGGELDASLDPDYVGGPSPLLARFTASAEKIAAGDVDGGLAVFVDTLEGPGTWPRLPAMVKQNLRDNAYTLIGQVRDNRPPFSKVDAEAIKMPTLFILGARTKGLLPKVLHALAAHVPYSKTAIIPNATHPMFEQAPQKFSEVVLDFLAS